In Trichocoleus sp., a single window of DNA contains:
- a CDS encoding Bro-N domain-containing protein encodes MEEFISPITAIFKTTAVRFVEINDKYLVSANDVMKQLGYNQPRDAWYRMEPKINQYFGSVCKIPTLTQTGVYEMAYLTEEQLIAVFIKSDKAEAAPFFRWAVTVIKERLDQIKEQQIKAEVAKQLAFTKDEAYYHSLILRYADYSSIKFRSEAIFDNTLPSEDGAKSRRTDLIKILPKCIQVWELKAHAITEDDISRTIAAKGYLSLIAQNYPGKPIDFRFTSPYGITDSGQRLIELLSCQNQYRQIYSDEFTYRCKVSYEPLQVLANRIRQSIITNTPFNHRWQITKFIDPKFNDLLFYPNSHEEHKILPFPIKKHKEVA; translated from the coding sequence ATGGAAGAATTTATTAGTCCTATCACCGCTATATTTAAGACTACGGCTGTTCGTTTTGTTGAGATAAATGACAAATACTTAGTCAGCGCCAACGATGTGATGAAGCAGTTGGGATATAACCAACCCAGAGATGCTTGGTACAGGATGGAACCCAAGATAAATCAATACTTTGGAAGCGTCTGTAAAATACCGACGCTTACCCAAACGGGTGTTTACGAGATGGCTTATCTAACAGAGGAGCAGTTGATTGCAGTCTTTATAAAATCTGATAAAGCTGAAGCAGCCCCCTTCTTCAGATGGGCAGTAACAGTCATTAAAGAGAGGTTAGATCAAATCAAAGAGCAACAAATCAAAGCTGAGGTTGCTAAACAACTGGCTTTTACAAAAGATGAGGCTTACTACCACAGCTTAATTCTTCGCTATGCTGACTACTCAAGCATCAAGTTTAGATCAGAAGCGATTTTTGATAATACTTTGCCTTCTGAAGATGGTGCTAAAAGTCGTCGCACTGACCTAATTAAAATACTGCCTAAATGTATTCAGGTCTGGGAACTTAAAGCTCATGCAATTACTGAAGATGATATAAGTCGCACGATCGCTGCTAAGGGCTATCTCTCCCTAATTGCTCAAAACTATCCAGGTAAACCAATTGATTTTCGCTTCACGTCCCCCTATGGCATTACTGACTCTGGGCAGCGGTTAATTGAATTACTATCTTGTCAGAATCAGTACAGGCAAATCTATAGTGATGAGTTCACCTACAGATGCAAGGTTTCCTATGAGCCCCTGCAAGTCTTAGCAAATAGAATACGTCAGAGCATTATTACGAATACCCCCTTCAATCATCGCTGGCAGATCACTAAATTCATTGATCCCAAGTTTAATGATCTATTGTTTTATCCAAACAGCCATGAGGAGCACAAGATTCTACCTTTTCCTATTAAGAAACATAAAGAAGTAGCTTAA
- a CDS encoding site-specific integrase — MKPIKVHKNKTSCSIRWTYKNERYSLTWGDYSKVEDRARLEICAKQIYVDCLAGELDSSLQRYRYWLSGVIAPPSSGNGNGKTHNESQESQPDKPPLISLLKQRLDNHYCSADQSLLYLLKGYETPIESKEEAQRFMSWLKSRGNKATTLKRYLAILQILRRDLFREIKVRREERPRPRPLTQAEVQQFLEALGKNRYYKHYLDFFILLFNTGMRLSEAIGLRWQDCDFKTREIQVYETLSRTKGNPSKRQRKTTKTGKYRVVPMNNRVHTMLLKRSQSKQGELVFYSPKGLVLNDHMINQRCWSKTLKQLSIPHRPLRITRTTFASHCVSSGIDPIEVASITGHDVKVLYEHYLGSIRKPKLPEL, encoded by the coding sequence GTGAAGCCCATCAAAGTCCATAAGAACAAAACTTCATGCTCTATTCGCTGGACGTACAAAAATGAGCGGTACTCCTTAACTTGGGGTGACTACTCCAAGGTTGAAGACAGAGCAAGGCTAGAAATTTGTGCCAAACAGATCTATGTGGACTGCTTGGCAGGGGAGCTTGATTCTTCCCTACAGAGATATCGCTACTGGCTATCAGGGGTCATCGCTCCCCCTAGCTCAGGTAATGGCAATGGGAAAACTCACAACGAGTCTCAGGAGTCTCAACCAGACAAGCCTCCATTGATCTCTCTACTGAAGCAGCGGTTGGATAACCACTACTGCTCTGCTGACCAATCCTTGCTGTACCTGCTCAAGGGATACGAGACCCCTATTGAGTCAAAGGAAGAAGCTCAGAGATTTATGAGCTGGCTCAAATCTAGGGGAAATAAAGCCACAACCCTAAAGCGTTACTTAGCTATCTTGCAGATTCTCAGGCGCGATCTCTTTAGGGAAATCAAGGTCAGGCGAGAAGAGCGCCCCAGACCTAGACCTCTAACGCAAGCAGAAGTACAGCAATTTCTAGAGGCGCTGGGAAAGAATCGCTACTACAAACACTACCTGGATTTCTTCATCCTTCTCTTCAACACAGGAATGCGGCTCTCAGAAGCGATCGGGCTACGCTGGCAGGACTGTGATTTCAAGACTAGGGAAATCCAAGTTTACGAAACTTTAAGTCGTACCAAAGGTAACCCGTCAAAAAGACAGCGTAAAACAACAAAGACTGGGAAGTACCGCGTTGTACCCATGAACAATAGGGTTCATACGATGCTTCTCAAGCGCTCTCAGTCTAAGCAAGGGGAGCTGGTCTTCTACAGCCCAAAAGGACTAGTGCTCAACGACCACATGATCAATCAACGCTGTTGGAGTAAGACCTTAAAGCAGCTGAGTATTCCCCACAGACCTCTCAGGATCACTAGGACGACTTTTGCTTCGCACTGTGTTTCTAGCGGAATAGATCCAATTGAGGTCGCAAGCATCACTGGGCACGATGTCAAGGTGCTGTATGAGCACTACCTGGGTAGCATTCGCAAACCCAAACTACCAGAACTGTAA